The Candidatus Binatia bacterium genome has a window encoding:
- a CDS encoding methyltransferase domain-containing protein translates to MTTAHKDWHDLLACPIHHDKLDTTDEGLKCPTCHAIYPVRDSVVHFLSGDTGPRSALVGIDGSTMVRGYREPSKFVSALRSVVSSEYYPGTGWRDAKKSVSAGKAPYVVIGSGTSRYPGGLHLDIDDFPGVDLVGTAESLPFLDGSLEGALSEVVLEHVERPDHVIAETFRVLKPGGRFFFIAPFLFPFHGHPSDYRRWSKQGLAADFDAFTDIEIGIYGGPCSAMVNLLTEWCYVVTGLEFPRGYTAIKGLATLLLFPFKFIDALVNRFPEAHRLAATMYVTGRKPGGDVV, encoded by the coding sequence ATGACCACCGCACACAAGGATTGGCACGATCTCCTCGCCTGCCCCATCCACCACGACAAACTCGACACGACGGACGAGGGACTGAAGTGCCCAACGTGTCATGCGATCTACCCGGTTCGCGACTCTGTGGTCCATTTCCTTTCAGGTGACACCGGGCCGCGGAGCGCACTCGTCGGCATCGATGGGTCAACGATGGTCCGAGGCTACCGTGAGCCGAGCAAGTTCGTGAGTGCGCTTCGCAGCGTCGTCTCGTCGGAGTACTATCCGGGGACGGGGTGGCGAGACGCAAAGAAGTCCGTGTCCGCCGGCAAGGCGCCTTACGTCGTGATCGGTAGCGGAACATCACGCTATCCCGGCGGCCTCCACCTCGACATCGACGACTTCCCCGGTGTCGACCTCGTCGGAACCGCGGAGAGCCTCCCGTTTCTCGACGGCTCCCTCGAGGGGGCGCTCAGCGAAGTGGTACTCGAACACGTCGAGCGGCCCGATCACGTGATCGCCGAAACGTTTCGGGTTCTGAAGCCGGGCGGGCGCTTCTTCTTCATCGCGCCCTTTCTATTCCCGTTCCACGGTCATCCCTCCGACTACCGCCGCTGGTCCAAGCAAGGCTTGGCAGCCGACTTCGATGCGTTCACCGACATTGAGATCGGAATCTACGGCGGACCGTGCTCTGCGATGGTCAACCTACTAACCGAGTGGTGCTACGTCGTGACGGGGCTCGAGTTCCCCCGCGGGTACACCGCGATCAAGGGACTCGCGACGCTTCTCCTGTTTCCCTTCAAGTTCATCGACGCGCTCGTGAACCGATTCCCCGAGGCACATCGCCTTGCTGCGACGATGTACGTCACCGGCCGGAAGCCCGGTGGGGACGTAGTCTAG